Part of the Impatiens glandulifera chromosome 8, dImpGla2.1, whole genome shotgun sequence genome is shown below.
TAATTGGAGAGGTACAATTAATTAGTTTAGTAAGAGGTAAGGGTAGGTTATGTGAGTTCTTTAAGGGATAGGCATTGTTGACAAAAGGTtcataaattgaaatattatctAGTTTAAGTGAATAACTAATTAGCTTCAGAATATCAATACCATTTTCCAATGACAATATCTAAGGGTTTTTTTAGCTACTTccacataaatatttttattttagtcaacCCACATGAAAGTTTTGAGTCTGGTAAACAGgcctaaaaatattatagatttGTTTTTAGTTTTGATCTGTCTAGTTACAAGGTCTGTATGTGTATATGTCTcgcaaaaataaagaaagagatCTATATATGTATAACAGTATAAGTGTGTGCTGGCTGTGTATATATTGTTGTTGGTTGTTGGTGAACATCATGGATTCTGAtcgatcatcatcatcatttgaTTGAAGAGGAAGAATTATAATCAGCTGCCGCACTACTagtcatattattattattattattatcatcatcatcatcatccgtGTTGGCCCTGCTGGGCACAGGAGTGTTTCTCCGCAACTCTCGCTTGGTGGGGACTATTATCACATGATGATCACTCTTCTTTTGATTCCGCCTCATCTCCAGTTCTTCTGCTTCATCGTCGTCGCCATCTTCTGTTTTGAAAATTGGATGCATATATGCATTGAGAAGATACTTCTTAAGGTCGAAATTGTGAGTTGGATCTACTTTTGCCCGCTCCAGTGTATCTTTTCTCATGGCATCCTGTAATGAATACTTGACAAATGCTGGTTCATAACGCCCTTTACAGAATCTATGAAAATATATGGTAATGACCGGAAGGGCCAGGAGGAAAGGTGTGGACTGGGCGGCTTCTTTTGTACTTAACAACCCCATCAGAATCAGTTGTGACCCAATCAATGCATATATGATGCGTCCATGCACATCTGGCCAAAATGCACCACCACTTTCGTACTCTTGGTTGTACACATTTATGATCTGCATGCAGcaactaatttaaatttcattaatcaatCTGTTGTTGTTAATTACTTACTTAGGATCGAGGATATTAGTACCTGGTGTCGGAAGACTACATAGGTGAAGGCAAAGAAAACGAGTATGAAAGGAAGCAGGAGAGGGGTCACAAGAGCATAAACAAGGCCCAGTAAGAAATAGAGTTGTATTTGAGGCTCCCCAGTATTGAAACCCAAGCTTCCAGGATCCATTGCTTCCTCCCTATCCTTGTCTGTTTTCACCATAAAGAAGTTTTTCAGGTGATAGAATACCAGCGGTTTCAGCCTTAGTATCTCCCCAGCTGTACCTGCCCACCCATCCACCATTATATACGTTATGAAGAATGTTGCTTTCTGTGGAACCGCCACACCTATCGTTTTTGGGATCCTGTCCCGCGCACAACATCAtcaaagattatatatatatatatatatagcttctTCTATTACTAAACAACATAGGTTTatacttataatttttcaatcttattgacatttaaaattatgttgttgttttcttatttattgttttgtttttttttccttcCCTATTGTAATCGTTTGAAcgctttatttttaataaaagttcacctttttcaaaaaaaaaaaaaatataatactaatcaacaacaacaatcatgcatatatattaattataactaaCTCACTGATTTGGCGACTGATGAATAAACGAGTTTAGTTGCTGAAGCGCAGATCCCGTTATAACACTGGCAAGAAACACATTGACAAAGTTGAAAAGGTAATATCTAGATGCAGATCTCCTTTCCAAACTTGATTTGCTTATAAAGCCTTCAAATTTAGACATCAACATCAGTATCGTTGGTAGAACAATCAGGAAAATCTTCAGAGCAATCCCAGGCAAAAACCCTTGTATgaaggattttatgaaatctCTGCATGCATGCACGTATATTGTGAATTAGTAGAATGTTCTcattgattaaattaattaattaattaaaaactcaaaatcaaatgatcagcatatatatatactcacaCTTCAATAACGGCCTTGAGGAAGGGTACCACTTTCTCTATGCTTTCAATGTTTGCTAGAGATTGTACTAAGGTAATTGGGATGATAAAAAAGAATGTGAGGAAAAAGAAAGCAACAGAAACTATAAGCTTCCGAATGGTCAGCTCAACGTATGGA
Proteins encoded:
- the LOC124911568 gene encoding protein OSCA1-like, with the translated sequence MATLGDIGLAAAINILTAFVFLVAFAILRLQPLNDRVYFPKWYLRGLRGSPTAPGAFVSKFVNLNLRSYLINFLNWMPAALRMPESELIDHAGLDSVVYLRIYLLGLKIFVPITILAWLVLVPVNYTNETLQIAKEFGNVTYSDIDKLSISNIPPKSNRFWAHIVMAYAFSFWTCYVLRKEYEKVASMRLHFLQTEGRRPDQFTVLVRNVPPDPDETVAQSVEHFFLVNHPDHYLTSQLVYNANKLANLVEEKKNKQNWLDYYQLKYFRDQSKARPFLKTGFLGLCGNKVDAIDFQTAVIERLSKQIGEERENVKKNSKSIMPASFVCFKTRWAAAVCAQTQQSSDPTIWLTDWAPEPRDIYWKNLAIPYVELTIRKLIVSVAFFFLTFFFIIPITLVQSLANIESIEKVVPFLKAVIEVDFIKSFIQGFLPGIALKIFLIVLPTILMLMSKFEGFISKSSLERRSASRYYLFNFVNVFLASVITGSALQQLNSFIHQSPNQIPKTIGVAVPQKATFFITYIMVDGWAGTAGEILRLKPLVFYHLKNFFMVKTDKDREEAMDPGSLGFNTGEPQIQLYFLLGLVYALVTPLLLPFILVFFAFTYVVFRHQIINVYNQEYESGGAFWPDVHGRIIYALIGSQLILMGLLSTKEAAQSTPFLLALPVITIYFHRFCKGRYEPAFVKYSLQDAMRKDTLERAKVDPTHNFDLKKYLLNAYMHPIFKTEDGDDDEAEELEMRRNQKKSDHHVIIVPTKRELRRNTPVPSRANTDDDDDDNNNNNNMTSSAAADYNSSSSIK